In Synechocystis sp. PCC 6714, the following are encoded in one genomic region:
- a CDS encoding fasciclin domain-containing protein, with protein MKFAAKIAAVTALSGFALGAPTVAMAEIETTEKPAVVSQAAAETSMTIVEVAAGNEAFTTLVAAVEAADLVEALSAEGPFTVFAPTNDAFAALPAGTVESLLLPENKDKLVKVLTYHVIPGKITAAQVQSGQVESLAGEPITFKVKDGKVKVNKATVISADVDASNGVIHVIDQVILPPM; from the coding sequence ATGAAATTTGCCGCTAAAATTGCCGCTGTCACCGCTTTATCTGGATTCGCCCTCGGTGCTCCCACCGTTGCCATGGCAGAAATTGAGACCACAGAAAAGCCCGCAGTAGTCAGCCAGGCCGCCGCGGAAACCAGCATGACCATTGTGGAAGTTGCCGCTGGCAATGAAGCTTTTACTACTTTAGTCGCTGCGGTCGAGGCCGCTGATTTAGTGGAAGCCTTGTCCGCTGAGGGGCCCTTTACTGTTTTCGCCCCCACTAACGATGCCTTTGCCGCCCTGCCCGCTGGTACAGTGGAAAGTCTGTTGCTACCCGAAAACAAAGATAAATTGGTGAAAGTTCTCACCTACCACGTTATCCCCGGTAAAATCACCGCGGCCCAAGTTCAATCCGGTCAAGTGGAATCTCTGGCTGGTGAACCCATCACCTTCAAAGTTAAAGATGGCAAAGTCAAAGTCAATAAAGCCACTGTCATTTCCGCCGATGTGGATGCCAGTAATGGTGTAATCCATGTCATTGACCAAGTAATTCTGCCTCCTATGTAA
- the devC gene encoding ABC transporter permease DevC: protein MKIPLAWHQLFHERMRLLAAIAGIAFADVLIFMQLGFKNALFDSAIRIPESLQGDLFILSTQTDTFVNPTPFAARRLYQAMGNKAVNDGSSLYIDINRWKNPETKASRQIYIMGFNPVNNPINLPGVGENLDLIKRPDVFLFDQDSREEFGPVPALLAADGPVFTEVGNRRIQVQGLFTLGSSFGADGTLITSDLNFFRLFPDRDRTSIDVAILQLKPGADPERVAEEIRKDLTGGDVQIFTKEKLVQYELNYWQTRTTIGFVFGLGTAMGFIVGTVIVYQILYTDVSDHLPEYATLKAIGYGDRYLLGVVFQEALLLAVIGFLPSFGLGLILYTNTARATGLPLIMTTARALTVLIMTIAMCCISGAIAVGRLRAADPADIF from the coding sequence ATGAAAATTCCCCTTGCCTGGCACCAGCTTTTCCATGAAAGGATGCGACTCCTGGCGGCGATCGCCGGCATTGCCTTTGCCGATGTGTTGATTTTTATGCAACTGGGGTTCAAGAATGCCCTATTTGACAGTGCAATTCGCATTCCTGAAAGTTTACAGGGGGACCTATTTATCCTCAGTACCCAAACGGATACCTTTGTTAATCCCACCCCCTTTGCGGCCCGTCGTTTATACCAAGCCATGGGCAACAAGGCTGTCAACGATGGCAGTAGCCTCTACATTGACATCAACCGTTGGAAAAATCCAGAAACCAAGGCCAGTCGACAAATTTACATTATGGGTTTTAACCCCGTTAACAATCCCATCAATCTGCCGGGGGTGGGGGAAAATTTAGACTTGATCAAGCGCCCCGACGTATTCCTATTTGACCAGGACTCTAGGGAAGAATTTGGCCCGGTGCCCGCACTGTTAGCAGCTGATGGCCCTGTTTTCACAGAGGTGGGTAATCGTCGCATCCAAGTGCAAGGGCTATTTACCCTCGGCTCCTCCTTTGGGGCGGACGGCACTTTAATCACCAGTGATTTGAATTTCTTTCGTCTTTTTCCCGACCGGGACCGTACTTCCATCGATGTGGCCATTTTGCAACTCAAACCCGGCGCCGATCCGGAACGGGTGGCCGAAGAAATTCGCAAGGATCTCACCGGGGGTGATGTCCAGATTTTTACCAAGGAAAAGTTAGTCCAATACGAATTAAATTATTGGCAAACCCGCACCACCATCGGTTTTGTCTTCGGTTTGGGCACCGCTATGGGTTTCATCGTCGGTACCGTAATTGTCTATCAAATTCTTTACACCGATGTTTCTGACCATTTGCCGGAATATGCCACCCTCAAAGCCATCGGTTACGGCGATCGTTATCTTTTGGGGGTCGTGTTCCAGGAAGCCTTATTGTTGGCGGTGATTGGCTTTTTGCCTAGCTTTGGTTTGGGATTGATACTCTACACTAACACCGCCCGGGCCACCGGTTTACCGCTAATTATGACCACCGCTAGGGCGTTAACTGTATTGATTATGACCATTGCCATGTGTTGCATTTCCGGGGCGATCGCCGTGGGTCGTTTGCGAGCCGCTGATCCAGCAGATATTTTCTAA
- a CDS encoding HlyD family efflux transporter periplasmic adaptor subunit: MGESTRTGQLASPDHSLRWIILAMVVGVLFTGGIIFYSLRSGVNQGEDNASSSIAPPSPGQSLADQPVAALGRIAPLGEIIKLSASPGSFGGAKVARVLVREGDKVKEGQVVAVLDSYEQKAAAVVSAQESVRVAQADLAIIEAGAKRGEIAAQESQVRKAQAELEQNFAVNQAALANLIKQLEGEKLEQQATIDRLRAEVNQAANDDRRYRSLAENGAIAMADWEQRRLNLETSNQRLREAQARLMKTEATLEEQIREQQSIRDKDAQTMLLERESARATLSQIAEIRQVDVQKAQAELNLAMARFQEARAELDTAVVRAPMDSQVLKIYTRPGEKVSDDNGILDLGITSQMIVVAEVYENDIGRVKPGQTAWITSENDSFSGDLEGRVTDIGLKIGKNDVLNSDPAADIDARVVEVKIALSPSASKTVAGLSNAKVVVKIEPDSITAPPRN, translated from the coding sequence ATGGGTGAATCGACTAGGACTGGACAACTTGCCTCCCCTGACCATAGCCTCCGCTGGATTATTTTGGCCATGGTGGTGGGGGTTTTATTCACTGGGGGCATAATTTTTTACAGTCTCCGTTCCGGGGTCAACCAAGGGGAAGATAACGCTTCCAGTTCCATCGCGCCCCCCTCCCCAGGCCAGTCTTTGGCAGATCAACCGGTGGCGGCCCTGGGACGCATTGCTCCCCTGGGGGAAATTATTAAGCTTTCTGCTTCACCGGGGTCCTTTGGCGGAGCGAAAGTAGCCAGAGTTTTAGTCAGGGAAGGGGACAAAGTAAAAGAAGGCCAGGTGGTGGCGGTGCTGGATTCCTACGAACAAAAAGCCGCCGCTGTGGTTTCCGCCCAGGAGTCGGTGCGGGTGGCCCAGGCAGATTTGGCCATCATCGAGGCAGGGGCTAAACGGGGGGAAATAGCCGCCCAGGAGTCCCAGGTTCGTAAAGCTCAGGCGGAATTAGAACAGAATTTTGCCGTTAACCAAGCTGCTTTGGCCAATTTAATCAAACAGTTGGAAGGGGAAAAGCTAGAGCAACAGGCTACCATTGATCGCCTACGGGCGGAGGTAAATCAAGCGGCCAACGATGACCGCCGCTATCGCAGTTTGGCGGAGAATGGGGCGATCGCCATGGCGGACTGGGAGCAGCGGCGTTTGAATTTGGAAACCAGCAACCAGCGATTGCGAGAAGCTCAGGCTCGGTTAATGAAAACCGAGGCCACTTTGGAAGAACAAATCCGGGAACAGCAATCAATCCGGGATAAGGACGCCCAAACTATGCTGCTGGAAAGGGAGTCGGCCCGGGCCACCCTGTCCCAAATTGCGGAAATTCGCCAGGTGGATGTGCAAAAGGCCCAGGCGGAGTTGAACCTGGCCATGGCCCGTTTCCAGGAAGCCCGAGCTGAGTTAGACACTGCGGTGGTGCGGGCACCGATGGATTCCCAGGTATTAAAAATTTATACTCGCCCGGGGGAAAAAGTTAGCGATGACAATGGCATCCTCGACCTCGGCATTACCTCCCAAATGATTGTGGTGGCGGAAGTGTATGAAAATGACATCGGCCGGGTTAAACCGGGGCAGACTGCTTGGATCACCAGTGAAAATGACAGCTTTAGCGGGGACTTGGAAGGTCGAGTTACTGATATTGGCTTAAAAATTGGCAAAAATGATGTGCTCAACTCCGACCCAGCCGCCGACATTGATGCCAGGGTGGTGGAAGTGAAAATTGCCCTCAGTCCCAGCGCGAGCAAAACCGTGGCCGGTTTAAGCAACGCCAAAGTGGTGGTGAAAATTGAACCGGATTCCATCACTGCGCCCCCCCGCAATTAA
- the pgl gene encoding 6-phosphogluconolactonase: MEGKNKIIHSPEVSMAPQVDVLANKQILIERALVCVTTRITKAIAERGQGTIALSGGSTPKPLYEALARQALPWEKIHVFWGDERYVPADHPDSNQRMARLAWLDQVDIPEANIHPMPTTAGNAEQDAQTYENELATFFQVEAGHFPAFDLILLGLGDDGHTASLFPHTPALTVGDRLITVGNKDGQPRLTFTIPLINQARSVVFLVAGASKQEALKEIFAAEADPHQYPARFIQPQGELLWLLDQSAGDNLRP; this comes from the coding sequence ATGGAGGGGAAAAACAAGATTATCCATTCCCCAGAGGTTTCCATGGCACCCCAAGTGGATGTGTTGGCAAATAAACAAATTTTGATTGAACGGGCCCTGGTCTGTGTCACCACCCGCATTACCAAGGCGATCGCCGAGCGGGGTCAAGGCACCATTGCCCTATCGGGGGGCAGTACCCCTAAACCCTTATATGAAGCCCTCGCCCGCCAAGCCCTACCCTGGGAAAAGATCCACGTTTTTTGGGGGGATGAACGTTATGTTCCCGCAGACCATCCCGACAGCAACCAGCGCATGGCCCGGTTAGCTTGGTTAGACCAGGTGGATATTCCGGAAGCCAATATTCATCCCATGCCTACCACTGCCGGCAATGCAGAACAGGACGCCCAGACCTATGAAAATGAGTTGGCTACTTTTTTCCAGGTGGAAGCAGGACATTTTCCCGCCTTTGATTTAATTCTTTTAGGTTTGGGGGACGACGGCCACACCGCTTCCCTTTTTCCCCATACCCCTGCCCTGACCGTTGGCGATCGCCTAATTACGGTGGGCAATAAAGACGGCCAACCGCGGTTAACCTTCACCATTCCCCTGATTAACCAAGCCCGTTCGGTGGTTTTCCTCGTAGCGGGGGCCAGTAAACAAGAAGCGTTAAAGGAAATTTTTGCAGCAGAGGCCGATCCCCATCAATACCCTGCCCGGTTTATTCAGCCCCAGGGGGAACTTCTTTGGCTTTTAGACCAGTCAGCGGGGGATAATCTCCGTCCTTGA
- a CDS encoding type II CAAX prenyl endopeptidase Rce1 family protein, whose amino-acid sequence MKQWRWRIVLVAIAALVVISLATLFRSQDTPDRIPDYQISSQLPANQVDYYPLQQSLNSRYYRPLGTWLGRLILPTVEATKATAGDWVWLELYQAPPTQQGLVGQKLRLTWQANAGLERYLKLVTTDVNFSPDAVESERAGNLLPNRLNGRSQVGPLQSLAGARPVDDVLVRFDQAEVNIPMGNQAEIKLATMPEMVTGRYQALVKIIGPAPNAPASAIAQDCPGTKPCPADLMLVQHYNPGSKQFDGPQETIRIPQQPRLNGDRFISTPRDLATSPVGRAGWYVYGAQGKDGIFTVQSLKPRSLVQLQPDEQIFRLGPGRNYIHHGNWYHTPERKGTAQKVLVDPRSDSPEVALGQWQEGDRLLGMHLFGGIGGKLGEKIMLGTVTGHFSFSLPKVVRDPFTDELQWEIPYYQVYAHNPQGIVAGSQTWENYAGNLQRGWIQSRPFSDVVVKLDVLEDYNFGGSILSPLDELQKQLQIMMARYRTGDGTGYAGVSPAASCVQDSNQALYLAIITLQRQVEGNPEILTWLAQHPNSPETQRFQRLHQLGDRLLTMLKPRGITREDWQNNAATLAGLDPDNPTNQYDFIQENTLANALLTWQSMLPRLNQDILNEIFLEQGAQLWFMRSNQVGGSMPEILPLAPTGIFGDVPVLSALARRILAAIVFLPRPQDWWFLAITIIVYGAIAMTLGFKFGFLQWQWWGQSLAGSGKLILALFFLPALGEELVFRVMLLPYPTELNLFWPTLGAMVLSLVLFLLYHPLNALLFYPRGRNVFFQPIFLGLTGLLAVATTAIYWHSGSLWLIAIFHWLVVVTWLMALGGYGKLAHH is encoded by the coding sequence ATGAAGCAATGGCGCTGGCGGATAGTATTGGTGGCGATCGCCGCTCTGGTGGTAATTTCCCTAGCTACGCTGTTTCGATCCCAGGATACCCCCGACCGCATACCAGATTATCAAATTAGCAGTCAGTTGCCCGCCAATCAGGTGGATTACTATCCCCTGCAACAGAGTTTAAACAGTAGGTATTATCGACCCCTAGGTACTTGGTTGGGGCGTTTAATTTTGCCCACGGTGGAAGCAACCAAAGCCACTGCGGGGGATTGGGTTTGGCTGGAACTGTACCAAGCTCCCCCCACGCAACAGGGACTAGTGGGCCAAAAACTCCGGCTCACCTGGCAAGCCAATGCAGGTTTGGAAAGGTATTTAAAACTAGTTACCACCGACGTGAATTTCAGCCCTGATGCTGTGGAGAGTGAACGGGCGGGAAATTTATTGCCCAACCGTTTAAATGGGCGATCACAGGTGGGACCTTTGCAATCTTTGGCTGGGGCTAGGCCAGTGGACGATGTGCTGGTGCGGTTTGACCAAGCCGAAGTTAATATCCCCATGGGCAACCAGGCCGAAATTAAGTTGGCGACCATGCCGGAAATGGTCACGGGACGCTATCAAGCCTTGGTTAAAATTATCGGCCCTGCTCCCAATGCTCCCGCCAGTGCCATAGCGCAGGATTGCCCTGGAACTAAACCCTGCCCAGCGGATTTGATGCTGGTGCAACATTACAACCCTGGCAGTAAACAGTTTGACGGCCCCCAAGAAACCATTCGCATTCCCCAACAACCCCGCTTAAACGGCGATCGTTTTATTTCTACCCCCAGGGATTTGGCTACCTCCCCAGTGGGTCGGGCGGGTTGGTACGTCTATGGCGCCCAGGGTAAAGATGGCATATTTACCGTGCAGTCCCTCAAACCCCGCTCTTTGGTGCAACTGCAACCCGATGAACAAATTTTCCGCCTTGGCCCCGGTCGCAACTACATCCACCATGGCAATTGGTACCATACCCCCGAAAGAAAAGGTACGGCCCAAAAGGTTTTAGTTGATCCCCGCAGTGATTCCCCCGAGGTAGCCCTAGGCCAATGGCAGGAGGGCGATCGCCTGTTGGGAATGCATCTATTTGGGGGCATTGGGGGGAAATTAGGGGAAAAGATCATGTTGGGCACAGTGACGGGGCATTTTTCCTTTAGCTTGCCAAAAGTTGTCCGGGATCCTTTTACGGACGAGTTGCAGTGGGAAATCCCCTACTACCAGGTCTATGCCCATAACCCCCAGGGCATTGTCGCTGGTTCCCAAACCTGGGAAAACTATGCCGGAAATTTACAACGGGGCTGGATTCAGAGTCGTCCTTTTTCAGATGTGGTGGTCAAGCTGGATGTGCTGGAGGACTATAACTTCGGCGGCTCCATACTTTCTCCCCTGGATGAGTTGCAAAAACAGTTGCAAATTATGATGGCCCGCTACCGCACCGGCGATGGCACTGGCTATGCAGGGGTCAGTCCCGCGGCTTCCTGCGTGCAGGATTCTAACCAAGCTCTGTACTTAGCCATCATTACTTTACAACGGCAGGTGGAGGGTAACCCGGAAATTTTGACCTGGTTAGCCCAGCATCCTAATTCTCCGGAAACCCAACGTTTTCAACGGCTACACCAATTAGGCGATCGCCTGCTGACGATGTTAAAACCCAGGGGGATTACCAGGGAAGATTGGCAAAACAATGCCGCCACCCTAGCCGGTTTAGATCCAGATAATCCCACCAATCAATACGATTTCATCCAGGAAAATACCCTGGCCAATGCCCTGCTCACTTGGCAGTCCATGTTGCCCCGGTTGAATCAGGATATTCTCAACGAAATTTTCCTGGAACAGGGGGCCCAGCTTTGGTTCATGCGGTCCAACCAAGTGGGGGGATCGATGCCAGAAATTTTACCCCTGGCCCCCACCGGTATTTTTGGCGATGTGCCTGTTCTGTCGGCTTTAGCTCGGCGCATTTTGGCCGCGATAGTGTTTTTACCCCGGCCCCAGGATTGGTGGTTTTTAGCCATCACCATCATTGTTTATGGGGCGATCGCCATGACCTTGGGCTTTAAATTTGGCTTTTTGCAATGGCAATGGTGGGGCCAATCCCTTGCTGGTAGTGGGAAATTGATCCTGGCCCTATTTTTTCTGCCGGCGCTGGGGGAGGAATTGGTGTTTCGGGTTATGCTGTTGCCCTATCCCACGGAACTAAATCTTTTCTGGCCAACGTTGGGGGCCATGGTGCTGAGTTTAGTGCTGTTTTTGCTCTACCATCCCCTCAACGCCCTGCTGTTTTACCCCAGGGGGAGAAATGTGTTTTTCCAACCTATTTTCCTCGGTCTTACTGGATTATTAGCCGTGGCAACCACAGCAATTTATTGGCATAGTGGCTCCCTTTGGTTAATTGCCATTTTCCATTGGTTGGTGGTGGTAACGTGGCTAATGGCATTGGGCGGTTACGGCAAATTGGCCCATCATTAG
- a CDS encoding DUF1815 family protein: MFTRLAQQHRDFVKDLVMSLRALATVLENRGFIASCYTCGDQLNSASFMVSLGENHLIRFLVSDYGITWTEMRDDRELMKLEGAEAIAQLEELANVVKYSLADAPKNSRKKRKNAQLQLV, from the coding sequence GTGTTTACTCGACTTGCCCAGCAACACCGCGATTTCGTTAAGGATTTAGTCATGAGCCTGAGGGCCCTAGCCACTGTGCTCGAAAATCGGGGCTTCATTGCTTCTTGCTACACCTGTGGTGACCAACTCAACAGTGCTTCCTTCATGGTGAGCCTGGGGGAAAATCATCTCATTCGCTTTTTGGTATCGGACTATGGCATTACCTGGACAGAAATGCGGGATGACAGGGAATTGATGAAGTTAGAAGGCGCCGAGGCGATCGCCCAATTGGAAGAGTTGGCCAACGTAGTCAAATACTCCCTAGCCGATGCTCCCAAAAACAGCCGTAAAAAGCGGAAAAATGCCCAGCTACAATTGGTCTAG
- a CDS encoding ATP-dependent DNA helicase yields the protein MTLIALTFHHGIDPGSGRKNTPMGLLETQVHHLLKAQQRQQAIPPWPHALTMGRLVSRALRLRRSALIQTGCLPPTYGPSYLLPCLLSDQPIRLVTTAKRKQDLEHTILPALEKDLKGNDPKLRIIWPAIITPAQWLRESLARACQPSPALTAIEQVEYLEDWTRDFLSHHLDWGTLQPLFAQTPQSQDKALTHWSRLSQSLFARPVNPHGFYPLDGEELQDLNQAVTEQLTISQGENAIKQENIRKIQRFWQFWQEQTDNHLLWAEVNRQQGKISLHVSPVNVQPWLANIWQNSDQGQGDFVGENQAAFVLIGSFLDAEKTAPTYCKTLGLGDLLCLKFSPHRLQDGLTIYQPDRLPLPNTPAFQTTLLTEIERILTEIMAVQPDTFVVILLDDLPLKAQLGSQLAAKFGSGVKVEPSPSLAPGILVAGWQYWCAQREQFPPPALLILGTLPIPSLENPLVAKRVQHHKRHHQDWFRDYLLPVALKDLQQAVLPLRESGGWLAILDDRVNSRSYGREVLKALAPYGKTNYFDPHHLPKVINGVHSATN from the coding sequence ATGACATTAATTGCGTTAACTTTCCATCATGGCATAGATCCCGGTAGTGGCCGAAAAAACACCCCCATGGGACTACTCGAAACCCAAGTTCACCATCTGCTCAAAGCCCAACAGCGCCAACAAGCCATCCCCCCCTGGCCCCATGCGTTGACCATGGGCCGTTTGGTGTCCCGGGCCCTGCGACTGCGGCGATCGGCCTTGATTCAGACTGGTTGTTTGCCCCCCACCTATGGCCCCAGTTACCTGTTGCCCTGTCTGCTCAGTGATCAGCCCATCCGTTTGGTCACCACCGCCAAGCGTAAGCAGGATTTGGAGCATACCATTCTCCCGGCCTTAGAAAAGGATCTAAAGGGCAATGATCCTAAATTGCGTATTATCTGGCCCGCTATTATCACCCCGGCCCAATGGTTACGGGAAAGTTTAGCCCGAGCTTGCCAGCCATCCCCTGCCCTCACGGCGATCGAGCAGGTGGAATATCTAGAGGATTGGACGAGGGATTTTCTTTCCCACCATTTAGATTGGGGCACCCTCCAACCCCTATTTGCCCAAACGCCCCAGAGTCAAGATAAAGCGCTGACCCATTGGAGTCGGCTCAGTCAGTCCCTTTTTGCCCGCCCCGTCAATCCCCACGGTTTTTATCCCCTGGATGGGGAAGAACTACAGGATTTGAATCAGGCTGTAACGGAACAGTTAACGATTAGTCAAGGTGAAAATGCTATTAAGCAAGAAAATATTCGGAAAATTCAGCGGTTTTGGCAATTTTGGCAAGAACAAACAGACAATCACCTCCTTTGGGCAGAGGTGAATCGACAACAGGGGAAAATTAGTCTCCACGTCAGCCCAGTTAACGTACAACCCTGGCTGGCAAACATTTGGCAAAATTCCGATCAAGGGCAAGGGGATTTCGTTGGGGAAAACCAGGCGGCTTTTGTGCTCATTGGTAGTTTTTTAGACGCGGAAAAAACCGCCCCCACCTATTGCAAAACCCTGGGTCTAGGGGATTTACTTTGTCTAAAATTTTCGCCCCACCGCCTGCAAGACGGATTGACTATTTACCAGCCCGATCGCCTCCCTTTGCCCAACACCCCCGCTTTCCAAACCACTTTGCTGACGGAAATCGAACGGATTTTGACGGAAATTATGGCGGTGCAACCGGACACGTTTGTGGTGATTTTGCTTGATGATTTACCCTTAAAAGCCCAACTAGGCAGTCAATTAGCGGCTAAATTTGGTTCCGGAGTGAAAGTGGAACCCTCTCCTAGCTTAGCTCCAGGCATTTTGGTGGCAGGTTGGCAATACTGGTGTGCTCAACGGGAACAGTTTCCCCCGCCGGCCTTGCTCATTTTGGGCACTTTGCCCATTCCTTCTTTGGAGAATCCCTTAGTAGCTAAACGGGTACAGCACCACAAACGCCATCATCAAGACTGGTTCCGGGATTATCTACTACCGGTAGCGTTAAAGGATTTACAACAGGCAGTGTTACCCCTCAGGGAATCCGGCGGATGGTTGGCGATCCTTGACGACCGGGTTAATTCCCGCAGTTACGGCCGGGAGGTACTCAAAGCCCTAGCGCCCTACGGCAAAACTAACTATTTTGATCCCCACCATTTGCCCAAGGTCATCAATGGGGTGCATTCAGCCACCAACTAA
- the psb28 gene encoding photosystem II reaction center protein Psb28: MAEIQFSKGVAETVVPEVRLSKSKNGQSGMAKFYFLEPTILAKESTDDITGMYLIDDEGEIITREVKGKFINGRPTAIEATVILNTQPEWDRFMRFMERYGEENGLGFSKS; the protein is encoded by the coding sequence ATGGCTGAAATTCAGTTTTCCAAAGGAGTTGCAGAAACCGTTGTCCCAGAAGTTCGCCTCAGCAAGTCTAAAAATGGACAATCTGGCATGGCTAAATTTTATTTCTTGGAACCGACAATTCTAGCGAAAGAAAGCACCGATGATATTACGGGCATGTATTTAATCGACGATGAAGGGGAAATTATCACCAGGGAAGTGAAGGGCAAATTTATCAATGGCCGCCCCACGGCGATCGAGGCCACGGTGATTCTCAACACCCAACCGGAATGGGACCGCTTTATGCGCTTTATGGAACGCTACGGCGAGGAAAATGGCTTAGGTTTCTCCAAATCTTAA
- a CDS encoding DUF4336 domain-containing protein, producing the protein MAMRHSFSQASQPSQTWPYWYLVPIYPYRQRRTLLREVVPDTIWVLEQVQGIFYVVVPIRMTVVRLNTGGLLIYSPIAPTEECVKLLGQLTAKYGPVKYIILPTISGLEHKANVAPLARRFPEATVYVAPGQWSFPLNLPLSWLGFPGDRTKVLPADSAETPFAGEFDYAYLGPLDLRLGKFGEVAFFHWPSHSLLVTDTLLVLSENPPSVLELDPTPLLFHARDNATDKVENTLVNRAKGWQRICLFSLYFQASTLEVPQWGQVWQEAQQVSDRRRENYFGLYPFRWRGDWQNTFQTLWGDGKVQVAPILQELILNREPETVWQWGEKITSWPIEKLIPCHFSAPVITNGEQILQAFSFLQKSSSPNDLLPQEDRRILQRIDQFLVRWRITPPRAGKSLH; encoded by the coding sequence GTGGCGATGCGGCATTCCTTCTCCCAAGCTTCCCAGCCTAGCCAGACGTGGCCTTACTGGTATCTGGTGCCCATTTATCCCTACCGCCAAAGGCGGACTTTACTACGGGAAGTGGTGCCGGACACCATTTGGGTACTGGAACAGGTACAGGGAATTTTCTACGTAGTGGTGCCCATCCGCATGACAGTGGTGCGCTTAAATACAGGGGGATTATTAATTTACTCTCCCATTGCCCCGACGGAGGAATGTGTAAAACTGCTGGGGCAATTAACGGCGAAGTATGGCCCGGTTAAGTATATTATTTTGCCCACCATTTCCGGGCTAGAACATAAGGCTAATGTGGCTCCCCTAGCCCGCCGCTTTCCAGAGGCAACGGTGTATGTGGCCCCAGGGCAATGGAGTTTTCCCCTTAATTTACCCCTGAGTTGGCTAGGCTTTCCCGGCGATCGTACTAAAGTTTTACCTGCTGACAGTGCCGAAACTCCCTTTGCTGGGGAATTTGATTACGCTTACCTCGGGCCATTGGATTTACGGCTGGGAAAATTTGGTGAAGTGGCCTTTTTCCATTGGCCTAGCCATAGTTTGTTGGTGACAGATACTCTGCTGGTGTTATCGGAAAATCCGCCCTCGGTGTTGGAGTTAGACCCTACTCCCCTGCTGTTCCATGCTAGGGATAATGCCACAGATAAAGTGGAAAATACTTTGGTTAATCGGGCCAAGGGTTGGCAACGAATTTGTTTATTTTCCCTCTATTTCCAAGCTAGTACCCTGGAAGTGCCCCAATGGGGACAGGTGTGGCAAGAAGCACAGCAAGTCAGCGATCGCCGTCGGGAAAATTATTTTGGTTTGTATCCATTCCGTTGGCGCGGGGATTGGCAGAACACATTTCAAACCCTGTGGGGAGATGGAAAAGTTCAGGTAGCACCCATTTTGCAAGAGTTAATTCTCAATCGAGAACCAGAAACAGTTTGGCAATGGGGGGAAAAAATCACAAGTTGGCCGATAGAAAAATTAATCCCTTGTCACTTTTCTGCCCCAGTGATTACCAATGGCGAACAAATACTTCAGGCCTTTAGTTTTTTGCAAAAATCCTCCTCCCCCAATGATTTATTGCCCCAAGAGGATCGACGAATTCTACAACGGATTGATCAATTCCTAGTGCGCTGGCGCATCACTCCTCCCCGGGCGGGCAAAAGTTTGCATTAA